The following proteins come from a genomic window of Mycosarcoma maydis chromosome 22, whole genome shotgun sequence:
- a CDS encoding uncharacterized protein (related to Spherulin 4 precursor) has product MAQLRAISWMNLLLVLTTLAALLQTVTGASGNQCSAARTQRAVDTTTPRIIVPLYIYPLPNAWDKLYTAIRANPAAAFTVIINPNSGPGSGNAPDSDYTEAIKKLRATPAPGQILELVGYVATGYGKTLAKNVKADVTKYSRWPTAVRPDGIFFDETDTASKYLDQYAKYTDFVKSLNWTTTSTTSSKQCNSKSLVQRSGITILNPGTWPQDARFWSTSSDHIIVYEDKLANFDLADYQRKTSNNKQASAFQRSYIFYNVNPNNATTKDGSKFANLDALVNATVNRLSARGGLFVTNLDIASTDVYASFSSIWPDFVRAMANIS; this is encoded by the coding sequence ATGGCGCAGCTCAGGGCGATCTCATGGATGAatctcttgctcgtcctcacgacgcttgctgctttgctgcaGACCGTCACGGGCGCCTCTGGAAACCAGTGTTCGGCTGCCAGGACGCAGCGCGCAGTTGACACCACCACACCACGCATCATTGTACCGCTCTACATCTATCCACTGCCCAATGCATGGGATAAGCTGTACACGGCGATTCGCGCAAATccggcagcagctttcACTGTGATCATCAACCCTAACTCTGGACCGGGCTCTGGCAACGCACCGGACTCGGACTACACAGAGGCCATCAAAAAGCTACGAGCAACGCCGGCGCCGGGACAGATCCTCGAACTAGTCGGATACGTCGCTACGGGCTACGGAAAGACCTTGGCGAAAAACGTCAAGGCCGACGTGACAAAGTACTCGCGTTGGCCCACGGCCGTACGTCCAGACGGAATCTTTTTCGACGAAACAGACACCGCCTCCAAGTACCTCGACCAATACGCCAAGTACACCGACTTTGTCAAATCGCTCAACTggaccaccacctcgaccacctcgagcaagcaaTGCAATTCGAAAAGCCTCGTCCAAAGATCAGGTATCACAATCCTAAACCCGGGCACTTGGCCTCAAGACGCCCGCTTCTGGTCCACCTCGTCGGACCACATCATCGTCTACGAAGACAAGCTAGCCAACTTCGACCTCGCCGACTACCAACGCAAAACTTCCAACAACAAGCAAGCATCCGCCTTCCAGCGCTCCTACATCTTCTACAACGTCAACCCCAACAACGCCACCACCAAGGACGGCTCGAAATTCGCCAacctcgatgcgctcgtcaaTGCTACAGTCAACCGCTTGAGTGCTAGAGGCGGTCTGTTCGTCACCAACCTTGATatcgcttccaccgacGTTTATGCCTCTttctcgagcatctggcCTGACTTTGTCAGAGCAATGGCCAACATCTCTTGA
- a CDS encoding uncharacterized protein (related to 4-coumarate--CoA ligase 1): MTQPSSKFSIPLGPYTIYDPNTGIYASRLPPPQAASKTVFDFCLGSVSFDDAGTAITDCSTGRSISYGELRLQSQRFGLGLITKAQLKPGDTILVALHSSIDFAVSVMAAQFAGLRVALANPDYARKELRHVYRLVKPKKVIMHSTYLGRAAAANVKTFTVILTDTKLGRGGVLSIGELLADEALAKAAKPFLPDDLNTTAYLPSSSGTTGLPKAVEISHRNVVSMLSMNLNTPGFVPDELKGEQMRMLTFLPFFHAYGLVGQLHLILALRGQLFILRPFTAQAFCDAVPAHKINMLNFVPPALTKLIKHAGIDRNVFATVKRARCGAAPLDAETEAKFAELTGVQVKQGWGMTELTLAGLDPSSGQQKAGSVGCLIAGTLAKVVDVSSGEPVQTGQRGELLIKGDQVFRGYLANPQETEAAFTADGFFRTGDVVIVDPHTGEFTVVDRLKELIKYQGFQVAPAELEGVLVTHPKIAAAAVVGRLDQSKATELPCAFVQLSDQAKQHAASSTDDLAKEIDQYVRSKVSHHKFLRGGIHFVDQIPVSASGKILRKDVRALLETLPQLSSPRANL, encoded by the coding sequence ATGACGCAGCCTAGCTCCAAGTTCAGTATACCTTTGGGTCCTTATACGATTTACGATCCCAACACAGGCATCTATGCTTCCAGATTGCCACCGCCCCAGGCTGCGTCCAAAACTGTCTTTGACTTTTGCTTGGGCAGTGTGAGCTTCGACGATGCCGGTACAGCCATCACGGACTGCTCCACAGGTAGATCTATCTCGTACGGCGAGCTGAGGCTACAATCGCAACGATTCGGCCTCGGCCTGATCACCAAAGCGCAGCTCAAGCCCGGCGACACGATCCTTGTAGCGCTGCATTCTtcgatcgactttgccGTCTCTGTGATGGCTGCCCAATTTGCCGGTCTCCGCGTCGCGCTCGCCAACCCTGATTATGCGCGCAAGGAGCTCAGGCACGTATACAGGCTGGTCAAACCCAAAAAGGTCATCATGCATAGCACATAccttggtcgagctgctgctgccaatgTGAAAACTTTCACCGTCATCCTGACCGATACAAAGCTCGGTCGAGGCGGTGTGCTATCGATTGGCGAACTGCTGGCAGACGAAGCGCTAGCAAAGGCAGCAAAGCCGTTTTTGCCAGACGATTTGAATACGACCGCTTATCTTCCATCGTCGTCAGGCACCACAGGTCTGCCCAAAGCGGTTGAAATCTCGCACAGGAACGTGGTTTCGATGCTTTCTATGAACCTCAATACTCCTGGGTTCGTGCCTGACGAACTCAAGGGCGAGCAAATGCGCATGCTCACGTTCCTGCCCTTCTTCCACGCCTACGGCCTTGTCGGTCAACTCCACCTCATTCTTGCGCTGCGAGGTCAGCTTTTTATCCTTCGCCCTTTTACAGCACAGGCGTTTTGCGACGCTGTACCGGCGCACAAGATCAATATGCTCAACTTTGTGCCACCAGCACTGACCAAGCTGATCAAGCATGCTGGTATCGATAGAAACGTCTTCGCCACGGTCAAGCGCGCGCGTTGTGGAGCTGCGCCGCTGGATGCAGAGACGGAAGCCAAATTTGCCGAATTGACGGGTGTCCAGGTCAAACAGGGTTGGGGAATGACCGAGCTGACATTGGCAGGATTGGATCCGTCTAGCGGACAGCAAAAGGCTGGTTCGGTTGGATGTTTGATCGCGGGCACGCTTGCCAAAGTGGTCGATGTGTCTAGCGGTGAACCGGTGCAAACGGGACAGCgcggcgagctgctcatcaAAGGTGACCAAGTGTTCAGAGGCTACCTTGCGAATCCCCAAGAGACCGAAGCAGCCTTTACCGCTGACGGCTTCTTCCGCACTGGTGATGTCGTCATTGTGGATCCGCATACTGGCGAGTTCACCGTAGTCGATCGACTGAAGGAACTGATCAAGTATCAAGGCTTTCAAGTTGCGCCTGCCGAACTCGAAGGTGTCCTGGTCACGCACCCCAAGAtcgccgcagcagccgtgGTGGGAAGGTTGGACCAATCCAAAGCCACTGAATTGCCATGTGCCTTTGTCCAACTTAGTGATCAGGCAAAGCAACACGCCGCGTCGTCCACCGACGACTTGGCCAAAGAGATCGACCAGTACGTCCGCTCCAAAGTGTCGCACCACAAGTTTTTGCGCGGAGGCATCCACTTTGTCGACCAAATCCCCGTCAGTGCGAGCGGCAAGATTCTGCGCAAAGACGTCAGAGCGCTGCTTGAAACGCTCCCGCAGCTATCTTCGCCGCGAGCAAATCTGTAG
- a CDS encoding putative glutaminase A → MRLPIISTASTLLAALLLYSPQQAQASLAKSDSLTTLFEALADLTRAPSQKHLAADHKIVGLSSDPTQPGVQWNVQQTQSTLLQDGQLNKPDFTLVTQGEETPSSTPPSSASALPDATSTSSSAGQNPGIVNAKQAFSSSSFFPVNPPSFPLAVRSPYLNAWLPSGSNLASTPPNAVGNGGYLAGQWSSFWTTSYGADGEFRLGWTGYIRIDNVTYEWMGNGFGTLVRAGPAAKQLSAEYTATRTIFAFEADKVRFNVTFLTPITPDDYLRQSLPLSYLHVELDPSTIKGRSIQLYTDIDERWVTGHDYDYEEYPYDQQYYDKNNTSVFFVTRKQPRIYTEFRQRAEWGNATYAARKHPGLYSRNNNNVVTHSEFINTGKLSFDHGPVLGPDNSFAFAVDFDVKHADKDALFVIGHMRTPYVNYIRAKHPGTNSTKSYQEDRYGYWQTKFGDKLDDAVAFFVNDFDSALAKAKKFDRQVLQDSRAAVGGGDVGDKYAAITQLSLRQAFATFEITVSKDSKGRYNTSDTLLFLKEISSNGDMSTVDVIFPLFPLLSYANPDLLKDLMLPIFEYTESGLYPNKWCVHDLGTYPNAFGYNDGNDEPMQVEESGNMIWMVLHWAQLVGRSKAVPFLEQHYDIMKQWTEFLVEDSLIPAEQLSTDDFAGTLANQTNLAIKGISAIAAMGKIADMLGRNKDAKSYANISSSYIKNWQEFAISHDASHTKLAYQTDASWGTLYNLLADRLLNLNLVPHAVYKIQDAWYPRVQEKYGVPLDSRHKWTKTDWEMFAAAASDDAATQKLFIDLLYSFISAGKTDAPFTDLMESTTGDFPKEPEDPLIHFLARPVVGGHFSFLAKAKADKANGVSSGGYEYGDENDVITNKPQPGQGGNKKQQERKKSAMLSSGSQRAFQVQP, encoded by the coding sequence ATGCGGTTGCCGATCATATCGACAGCCTCGACTCTACttgcagcgctgctgctgtacaGTCCccagcaagctcaagcctCGCTAGCAAAGTCGGACAGTCTCACCACGCTCTTTGAGGCGCTCGCCGATCTTACCCGTGCTCCTTCTCAAAAACATCTTGCTGCCGACCACAAAATAGTAGGCTTGAGCTCCGATCCGACTCAGCCTGGTGTTCAGTGGAACGTACAACAGACCCAGTCCACACTCCTCCAAGATGGTCAGCTCAACAAGCCTGACTTTACGCTGGTCACACAGGGAGAAGAGACACCCTCAAGCACTCCGCCATCTTCTGCATCGGCTTTACCGGACGCTACCTCCACTTCTAGCTCGGCTGGCCAAAATCCGGGTATCGTCAATGCCAAGCAGGCCTTCTCTTCAAGCTCCTTCTTTCCCGTCAATCCTCCTTCGTTCCCACTGGCTGTACGAAGTCCTTACCTCAACGCTTGGCTGCCCTCAGGCTCCAACCTCGCCTCCACGCCTCCCAATGCCGTCGGCAATGGCGGTTACCTAGCTGGTCAGTGGTCCTCCTTCTGGACTACGTCGTACGGCGCTGACGGCGAGTTCCGTCTGGGCTGGACCGGCTACATCCGTATAGACAATGTCACCTACGAGTGGATGGGCAACGGTTTTGGCACTCTGGTCCGTGCCGGGCCTGCTGCCAAACAGCTCAGTGCCGAGTACACTGCTACGCGTACCATCTTTGCGTTTGAAGCCGACAAGGTCCGATTCAATGTCACGTTCCTCACTCCTATCACTCCAGACGACTACCTCCGTCAGAGCTTGCCTCTAAGCTACCTccacgtcgagcttgatcctTCGACCATCAAGGGCCGCAGCATCCAGCTGTACACAGACATTGACGAACGTTGGGTCACTGGCCACGACTACGACTACGAAGAATACCCCTATGACCAGCAATACTATGACAAAAACAACACTAGCGTCTTCTTTGTCACTCGCAAGCAGCCTCGGATTTACACCGAGTTCCGTCAACGCGCAGAGTGGGGCAATGCCACCTATGCTGCACGCAAACACCCCGGACTCTACTCGAGgaacaacaacaacgtcGTCACCCACTCCGAGTTCATCAACACGGGCAAGCTTTCGTTCGACCATGGACCCGTCCTCGGCCCGGACAACTCCTTTGCGTTTGCCGTCGATTTTGATGTCAAACACGCTGACAAGGATGCGCTCTTTGTCATCGGACACATGCGCACCCCCTACGTCAACTACATCCGCGCCAAACACCCTGGCACCAACTCGACCAAGAGCTACCAGGAAGATCGATACGGCTACTGGCAGACCAAGTTTggcgacaagctcgacgacgctgtCGCCTTCTTTGTCAACGACTTTGACTCTGCGCTTGCAAAGGCCAAGAAGTTTGACCGCCAGGTGCTGCAAGATTCTAGGGCAGCTGTAGGTGGCGGCGATGTAGGTGACAAGTACGCTGCCATCACCCAGCTCTCGCTCCGCCAAGCCTTTGCCACGTTTGAGATCACCGTCAGCAAGGACTCCAAGGGCAGATACAACACCTCCGAcacgctcctcttcctcaagGAGATCTCGTCCAACGGTGACATGTCGACGGTCGACGTCATCTTCCCGCTCTTCCCTCTGCTTTCGTATGCCAATCCTGACCTGCTGAAGGATCTCATGCTTCCCATCTTTGAGTACACCGAGTCCGGTCTGTACCCAAACAAGTGGTGTGTACACGACCTCGGTACCTACCCTAACGCGTTTGGCTACAACGACGGCAATGACGAGCCCATGCAGGTCGAAGAGTCGGGCAACATGATCTGGATGGTGCTCCACTGGGCTCAACTTGTGGGCAGATCGAAAGCAGTGCCTTTCCTCGAGCAACATTACGACATTATGAAGCAATGGACCGAGTTTTTGGTCGAAGATAGTCTCATCCCGGCCGAGCAGCTTTCCACCGACGACTTTGCCGGCACGCTTGCCAATCAGACGAATCTTGCCATCAAGGGCATCTCTGCCATTGCTGCCATGGGCAAGATTGCCGACATGCTGGGTCGCAACAAGGATGCCAAGTCGTATGCCAACATTTCGTCTTCTTACATCAAGAACTGGCAGGAATTTGCCATCTCGCACGACGCCTCGCACACCAAGCTTGCCTACCAGACCGACGCCTCTTGGGGAACGTTGTACAACCTGCTTGCCGATCGGCTTCTCAACCTCAATCTGGTGCCGCATGCTGTGTACAAGATCCAGGACGCCTGGTATCCACGTGTCCAGGAGAAGTACGGTGTAccgctcgactcgagacACAAATGGACCAAGACCGACTGGGAGatgtttgctgctgctgcttcagACGACGCTGCTACCCAAAAACTCTTCATCGATCTGCTGTACAGCTTTATCAGCGCTGGAAAGACGGATGCTCCCTTTACTGATCTCATGGAGAGCACCACGGGCGATTTCCCCAAGGAGCCTGAAGACCCTCTCATCCACTTTCTGGCACGACCTGTGGTGGGCGGACACTTTAGCTTCCTGGCCAAAGCGAAGGCGGACAAGGCGAATGGAGTTTCCAGCGGTGGATACGAGTACGGCGACGAGAACGATGTGATCACAAACAAGCCTCAGCCGGGCCAGGGTGGTAATaagaagcagcaggaaCGTAAGAAATCTGCTATGCTTTCGAGCGGTTCGCAGCGTGCGTTCCAAGTGCAGCCCTAG
- a CDS encoding putative DNA-directed RNA polymerase III core subunit RPO31, translating into MKQLVSQDAPKKIKHIQFGVLSKQDIVNMSEIEVTTRDLYTIGESERKPVANGTLDRRLGVSDKNSLCETCHLKMADCVGHYGYIKLVLPVFHVGFFKHTVAILQSICKNCATVLLEEPDRRKFLKRFRRPNLENLDRTRTFKAVNTIARKVLYCPKCGYTNGTVKKQGQLKIVHEKFRAKKTAAEHDEFKASFATNIKMGNGDISPHLNKAQEDLNPLKALDLFKRISDEDCELLGLRPEFGRPEEYIWQYICVPPVCIRPSVAQDGATNEDDVTIKLTEIIFTNSLLKLGLVKGGKGTTTSQLVQQWEFLQLTVALYINSELPGVPTQPGQKPSRGFCQRLKGKQGRFRGNLSGKRVDFSGRTVIGPDPNLKIDEVAVPQRVAKILTYPERVFQHNIEQLRQAVRNGTDIHPGANYLMDGKTGFKRFLKFPGMREELAEKLRVGDVVERHIRDGDIVLFNRQPSLHKLSIMSHRAKIRPWRTFRLNECACNPYNADFDGDEMNMHVPQTEEARTEATVLMGVKHNLVTPRNGEPIIAAIQDFITASYLISKRDRFFDRAQFSQICSYFSDADLHIDIPPPAIMKPVRLWTGKQVMSCLIRPNRKSPHLVNLEAQCRTFEKPTGGHPKDMSPNDGWLVIVNSQVMCGVFDKSTVGDGKKNSVFGVMLRDYGPDAAITAMNRLAKTCARWLANQGFSLGINDVIPGPKLRMNKDAKVEAAYAECLDLIEKAKYGKLENLPGCDQEQTLENMISGVLSGVRSDVGEICMTELSRHNAPLVMAVCGSKGSKINVAQMVACVGQQIIAGSRVPNGFQDRSLPHFAKKSKDPPSKGFVRNSFFSGLTPTEFLFHAISGREGLVDTAVKTAETGYMQRRLMKALEDLSTHYDLSVRNSVGGVVQFIYGDDGLDPAELEGNAMPIEPFRLWRHCLAITHHVAGRGLLPYEIMEVVKRELSSDRFVKTCTQKYRDSVYEFLYENVYQRAIKMREAFGMYGADSREEHWDEQTDLSLGADRAQWAIVNNKTKIKEVAVLAFLEQCYIKYMKAKIEPGSAVGAVGAQSIGEPGTQMTLKTFHFAGVASMNVTLGVPRIKEIINAAKVINTPIIEAKLVSEKSERAARIVKGRIEKTYLGDIASVIEEAWAAQYTYLGVHIDMEAIQKLQLEITLNDIKWAIVNAPKLKIKEERVMVVPKKNRIRIYVPPEAPDKEGDVYYNLKALKRALPSIVVKGIPQATRAVISDEKGTRKLLVEGYGLLKVMTTEGVIGTQTHTNHVMEMQAVLGIEAARTSVYREIEHTMSAHGMSIDPRHIMLLADTMTYKGEVLGITRFGVAKMKDSVLMLASFEKTTDHLFDAALFGKKDEVLGVSESIIMGNPAQTVGTGMPALVVPAPTLPPRRALLFDR; encoded by the coding sequence ATGAAGCAACTCGTATCTCAAGATGCACCCAAAAAGATCAAACACATCCAGTTCGGCGTGCTGTCCAAGCAGGACATTGTCAACATGTCCGAGATCGAAGTCACCACTCGGGATCTTTACACAATTGGCGAGTCGGAACGCAAACCTGTCGCAAATGGTACTCTTGATCGACGTTTGGGCGTGTCGGACAAAAACTCGTTGTGCGAGACGTGCCACCTCAAGATGGCTGACTGTGTAGGCCACTACGGTTACATCAAGCTAGTCCTTCCTGTCTTTCATGTCGGCTTCTTTAAACATACCGTTGCCATCCTGCAAAGCATATGCAAGAACTGCGCCACTGTCCTTCTCGAAGAGCCCGATCGTCGAAAGTTTCTCAAACGTTTCCGCCGTCCAAACCTCGAGAATCTCGATCGCACCCGTACCTTCAAGGCAGTCAACACCATCGCACGCAAGGTGCTCTACTGCCCCAAATGCGGCTACACCAATGGCACCGTCAAGAAGCAAGGTCAGCTCAAGATTGTCCACGAAAAGTTCCGCGCCAAGAAGACCGCAGCAGAGCACGACGAGTTCAAGGCCTCGTTTGCCACCAACATCAAGATGGGCAATGGCGACATCTCGCCCCATCTCAACAAAGCGCAAGAGGATCTCAACccgctcaaggcgctcgaccTTTTCAAGCGCATCTCGGACGAAGActgcgagctgctcggcctGCGTCCTGAATTCGGTCGACCAGAGGAATACATCTGGCAGTACATTTGCGTGCCACCCGTCTGCATCCGCCCTTCCGTCGCCCAAGACGGTGCGACcaacgaagacgacgtCACCATCAAACTCACCGAAATCATCTTCACCAACAgtctgctcaagctcggtcTAGTCAAGGGCGGTAAAGGAACGACGACCAGTCAACTCGTACAGCAATGGGAGTTTCTCCAACTCACCGTCGCCCTCTACATCAACTCGGAGCTGCCAGGTGTCCCCACTCAGCCAGGTCAAAAACCAAGTCGTGGCTTCTGCCAACGTCTCAAGGGCAAACAGGGTCGCTTCCGCGGTAACTTGTCCGGCAAGCGTGTCGACTTTTCCGGTCGAACCGTCATCGGCCCGGACCCCAAcctcaagatcgacgaagTCGCCGTGCCACAGAGGGTGGCCAAGATTCTCACCTACCCGGAACGCGTCTTTCAACACAACATCGAACAGTTGCGGCAGGCCGTTCGCAACGGTACCGACATTCATCCAGGCGCAAACTATCTCATGGACGGCAAAACGGGCTTCAAGCGCTTCCTCAAGTTCCCAGGAATGCGCGAGGAACTTGCAGAAAAACTGCGCGTCGGtgatgtcgtcgagcgtcACATCCGTGATGGTGACATTGTCCTTTTCAATCGACAGCCCTCGCTTCACAAACTTTCCATCATGTCACACAGAGCCAAAATCCGTCCGTGGCGTACGTTCCGCCTGAACGAGTGTGCATGCAACCCGTACAatgccgactttgacggAGACGAGATGAACATGCACGTTCCTCAGACCGAGGAGGCCAGAACCGAAGCTACGGTCCTCATGGGTGTCAAGCACAACTTGGTCACTCCGCGAAACGGAGAGCCCATCATCGCTGCTATCCAGGACTTCATCACTGCTTCCTACCTCATCTCGAAACGCGATCGCTTCTTTGATCGAGCCCAATTCTCGCAGATCTGCAGCTACTTTTCCGACGCCGATTTGCATATTGATATTCCCCCGCCGGCCATCATGAAGCCCGTTCGACTGTGGACGGGCAAGCAGGTCATGTCGTGCCTCATCCGTCCTAACCGCAAGAGTCCACACCTCGTCAACCTCGAGGCGCAATGCCGAACGTTTGAAAAGCCCACCGGCGGTCATCCAAAGGACATGTCGCCCAACGACGGTtggctcgtcatcgtcaacaGTCAAGTCATGTGCGGTGTCTTTGACAAGTCAACCGTCGGTGACGGCAAGAAGAACTCGGTGTTTGGTGTTATGCTGCGCGACTATGGTCCTGACGCGGCCATCACCGCGATGAACAGGCTCGCCAAGACATGTGCGCGCTGGCTTGCAAATCAAGGATTCTCGCTCGGTATCAACGATGTGATCCCCGGGCCGAAGCTGCGCATGAACAAGGATGCCAAGGTTGAGGCTGCCTACGCCGAATGTCTCGACCTGATCGAAAAGGCCAAGTACGGCAAGCTGGAGAATCTTCCTGGTTGCGACCAGGAGCAGACGCTTGAAAACATGATCTCTGGTGTGCTCTCTGGTGTTCGAAGCGACGTCGGTGAGATCTGCATGACCGAACTGAGCCGTCACAATGCACCGTTGGTCATGGCCGTCTGTGGTTCCAAGGGTTCCAAGATCAACGTGGCGCAGATGGTGGCTTGTGTAGGACAGCAGATCATCGCTGGTTCACGTGTGCCCAACGGCTTCCAAGATCGATCATTGCCGCACTTTGCCAAGAAGTCCAAGGATCCACCCTCCAAGGGATTTGTGCGCAACTCGTTCTTCAGCGGTCTCACTCCTACCGAGTTTCTCTTCCACGCCATCTCGGGTCGAGAAGGTCTGGTAGATACCGCCGTGAAAACTGCAGAGACAGGATACATGCAGCGTCGTCTCATgaaggcgctcgaggatcTGTCTACACACTACGACCTCAGTGTTCGCAACTCGGTGGGCGGTGTTGTGCAGTTTATCTACGGAGACGACGGTCTGGACcccgccgagctcgaaggcAACGCTATGCCTATCGAGCCTTTCCGCCTGTGGCGTCACTGTCTGgccatcacgcatcacgtTGCTGGACGTGGTCTGTTGCCGTACGAGATCATGGAAGTGGTCAAGCGCGagctcagcagcgatcGATTTGTCAAGACGTGCACGCAAAAGTATCGTGACTCGGTGTACGAGTTTCTGTACGAGAATGTGTACCAGCgcgccatcaagatgcgCGAGGCGTTTGGCATGTATGGTGCTGATTCGCGCGAGGAGCACTGGGACGAACAGACGGATCTCTCGTTGGGCGCTGATCGCGCGCAATGGGCGATCGTCAACAACAAGACCAAGATCAAAGAGGTGGCCGTTCTCGCATTCCTCGAGCAGTGCTACATCAAGTACATGAAAGCCAAGATTGAGCCCGGCTctgctgttggtgctgtCGGTGCGCAGTCGATCGGTGAGCCAGGAACGCAGATGACGCTCAAGACCTTCCACTTTGCCGGTGTTGCCTCGATGAACGTAACACTGGGTGTGCCGCGTATCAAGGAGATCATCAACGCAGCCAAGGTGATCAACACTCCGATTAtcgaagccaagctggtGTCGGAAAAGTCGGAGCGTGCAGCGCGAATTGTCAAGGGGCGTATTGAAAAGACGTATCTGGGCGACATTGCCTCTGTGATCGAGGAAGCGTGGGCGGCGCAGTACACGTACTTGGGTGTGCACATTGACATGGAAGCGATCcagaagctgcagctcgagattACTCTGAACGACATCAAGTGGGCGATTGTCAATGCGCCCAAGCTCAAAATCAAGGAGGAGCGCGTCATGGTGGTGCCCAAGAAGAATCGCATTCGAATCTACGTTCCACCCGAGGCGCCGGACAAGGAGGGCGACGTGTACTACAAtctcaaggcgctcaagcgAGCTCTGCCTTCGATTGTCGTCAAGGGCATTCCGCAAGCTACGCGTGCTGTCATTTCCGACGAAAAGGGTAcgcgcaagctgctcgtcgagggCTACGGTCTGCTCAAGGTCATGACCACCGAGGGTGTGATTGGAACGCAGACGCATACCAACCACGTCATGGAGATGCAGGCGGTGCTGGGCATTGAAGCCGCGCGCACCTCGGTGTACCGCGAGATTGAACACACCATGTCGGCGCACGGTATGAGCATCGATCCACGTCATATTATGCTGCTCGCTGATACCATGACGTACAAGGGCGAGGTGTTGGGTATCACGCGCTTCGGCGTAGCCAAGATGAAGGACAGCGTGCTCATGCTGGCCAGTTTCGAAAAGACGACTGATCACCTGTTTGACGCAGCGCTCTTCGGAAAGAAGGACGAGGTGCTGGGTGTCAGTGAGAGCATCATTATGGGTAACCCGGCACAGACAGTAGGAACGGGTATGCCAGCGTTGGTGGTTCCTGCACCGACGTTGCCACCGCGTCGAGCTCTGCTGTTCGATCGATAG